One Neosynechococcus sphagnicola sy1 genomic region harbors:
- the nifX gene encoding nitrogen fixation protein NifX yields the protein MKIAFTTSDNIHINAHFGSASKIDVYEVDQANYEFIETLRFDGNLNEDGNEDKLQPKIAALHDCTIVYVSTIGGSAAARLIKQKLPPSKPNLRHRKSLMS from the coding sequence ATGAAAATAGCCTTCACCACTAGCGACAACATCCACATCAATGCTCACTTTGGTTCCGCCAGCAAAATTGATGTCTATGAAGTCGATCAAGCCAACTATGAATTCATAGAAACTCTACGGTTTGATGGCAACCTCAACGAAGATGGCAACGAAGATAAGTTGCAGCCCAAGATTGCAGCGCTCCACGATTGCACGATCGTTTACGTATCCACCATTGGCGGCAGTGCTGCAGCCCGGTTAATCAAACAAAAATTACCCCCATCAAAGCCCAATCTGAGGCACAGGAAATCACTGATGTCTTGA
- the nifN gene encoding nitrogenase iron-molybdenum cofactor biosynthesis protein NifN, producing MATITTPRKSVAVNPLKQSQPLGAALAFLGLKGIMPLFHGSQGCTAFAKVALVRHFREAIPLSTTAMTEVSTILGGEENVEQAILTLVEKSKPSIIGLCTTGLTETRGDDMAGILQNIRKRHPELHDLPIVFVSTPDFKGALQDGFAATVESIVKELPRSGETRPNQITLLVSPAFAPGDLQEIKEIVEAFGLTAIAVPDLSRSLDGHLDDSSSSVTSGGTTLAELREIGSSVYTLALGESMRSAAVALESQFGIPYEVIPSLSNLDAIDDFLEGLADLSGSPVPAKYRRQRAQLQDAMLDTHFFFGRKRVSLAMEPDLLWSTVHFLQSMGAEIQAAVTTTKSPLLEKLPVETVTIGDLEDFEQLAVGSDLLIGNSNVAAIARRLHLPLYRMGFPVFDRLGNGQRCTVGYRGMMQLLFDLGNLFLEQEEAHAKH from the coding sequence ATGGCAACCATTACAACGCCGAGAAAGTCTGTTGCGGTCAATCCACTGAAGCAAAGCCAACCACTGGGAGCCGCCCTAGCCTTTCTCGGCTTAAAGGGCATCATGCCACTGTTCCACGGTTCTCAAGGTTGCACCGCCTTTGCCAAAGTCGCGCTGGTACGCCATTTTCGGGAAGCGATTCCCCTCTCGACCACTGCCATGACGGAAGTCAGTACGATTTTGGGTGGTGAAGAGAATGTGGAGCAAGCCATTCTCACGCTGGTGGAAAAGTCGAAACCCTCCATCATTGGGCTTTGTACCACGGGCTTGACCGAGACTCGCGGCGACGATATGGCGGGCATTCTACAAAACATTCGTAAACGTCATCCTGAACTCCATGATTTACCGATCGTCTTCGTCTCAACACCTGATTTCAAAGGTGCGCTACAAGATGGTTTTGCTGCGACGGTTGAAAGCATTGTCAAAGAGCTACCCCGATCGGGCGAAACCCGTCCCAATCAAATCACACTGCTCGTCAGCCCAGCCTTTGCACCAGGGGATCTTCAGGAAATTAAGGAGATTGTGGAAGCGTTTGGATTAACCGCGATCGCCGTTCCCGATCTCTCACGCTCCCTGGATGGGCACTTGGACGACTCTTCCAGCAGCGTGACCAGCGGTGGCACCACCTTAGCCGAACTGCGGGAAATTGGTAGTTCTGTTTATACTTTGGCTCTGGGCGAAAGTATGCGCAGTGCAGCAGTGGCATTGGAGTCGCAGTTTGGCATTCCCTACGAAGTGATTCCCAGCCTCAGCAACCTGGATGCGATCGATGACTTTTTAGAAGGATTGGCGGATCTTAGTGGATCACCCGTTCCGGCTAAATATCGTCGCCAGCGGGCGCAACTGCAAGATGCCATGCTGGATACTCACTTCTTCTTCGGACGCAAACGAGTTTCTTTGGCAATGGAACCCGATTTGCTCTGGTCCACTGTTCACTTCTTGCAAAGCATGGGTGCTGAGATTCAGGCAGCCGTTACCACAACGAAGTCTCCTTTGTTGGAAAAACTGCCTGTAGAAACGGTGACGATTGGCGATTTGGAAGACTTTGAGCAACTGGCAGTGGGGTCTGATTTATTGATTGGGAATTCCAATGTCGCAGCGATCGCTCGTCGTCTCCACCTTCCCTTGTACCGGATGGGCTTTCCTGTCTTCGATCGCCTCGGCAATGGGCAACGCTGCACCGTGGGATATCGCGGCATGATGCAACTGTTGTTTGACCTTGGGAACTTATTCCTGGAACAGGAAGAAGCACATGCAAAACATTAG
- the nifE gene encoding nitrogenase iron-molybdenum cofactor biosynthesis protein NifE produces MKLTQGKINELLSESACEHNHKKEGKGKNKSCTQVAQPGAAQGGCAFDGAMIALVPITDAAHLVHGPIACAGNSWGSRGSLSSGSMLYKMGFTTDLSENDVIFGGEKKLYKAILEVKERYNPAAVFVYSTCVTALIGDDLDAVCQKAAEKTGTPVIPVNSPGFIGSKNLGNRVGGESLLEYVVGTREPETTTPYDINLIGEYNIAGELWGVLPLFEKLGIRVLSQITGDGRYENIACSHRAKLNVMICSKALINMARKMEERYGIPYVEESFYGVADMNRCLRNIAAKIGDADLQQRVEQLIIEETLKLDTALAPYRARLKGKRVVLYTGGVKSWSIISAAKDLGMEVCATSTKKSTEEDKARIKELLGQDGIMMEKGNAQELLRVIAQTKADMLIAGGRNQYTALKAKIPFLDINQERHHPYAGYVGMVEMARELEEALYSPVWAQVRKPAPWDTEVI; encoded by the coding sequence ATGAAACTCACTCAAGGCAAAATCAACGAACTTCTGAGCGAGTCCGCTTGTGAACATAACCACAAAAAAGAAGGCAAAGGTAAAAACAAATCCTGCACTCAGGTCGCACAACCCGGAGCCGCCCAGGGAGGCTGTGCGTTTGATGGCGCGATGATTGCCTTGGTGCCGATTACCGATGCCGCTCATCTCGTGCATGGACCCATCGCCTGTGCGGGTAACTCCTGGGGCAGTCGAGGCAGTCTGTCTTCCGGTTCCATGCTCTACAAAATGGGTTTCACCACCGACCTATCCGAGAACGATGTCATCTTTGGCGGTGAGAAGAAGCTCTACAAAGCCATTCTAGAAGTCAAAGAGCGCTACAATCCGGCGGCTGTGTTTGTCTACTCCACCTGCGTCACCGCCTTAATCGGCGATGATCTGGATGCGGTTTGTCAGAAAGCCGCTGAGAAAACGGGAACACCCGTGATTCCTGTAAATTCACCTGGTTTTATTGGCAGCAAAAACCTGGGAAATCGCGTGGGTGGGGAGAGTTTGCTGGAGTATGTGGTGGGCACCCGCGAGCCAGAAACGACCACACCTTACGACATTAATTTAATTGGCGAATACAACATTGCTGGGGAACTGTGGGGCGTGTTGCCCTTATTCGAGAAATTGGGGATTCGTGTCCTCTCACAAATCACTGGCGATGGACGCTACGAGAATATTGCCTGCTCCCATCGTGCCAAACTCAATGTGATGATTTGCTCCAAAGCGTTGATCAATATGGCACGCAAAATGGAAGAGCGCTACGGCATTCCCTATGTTGAAGAATCCTTTTATGGTGTGGCAGATATGAACCGCTGCTTGCGAAACATTGCTGCCAAGATTGGGGATGCAGATTTGCAACAGCGTGTCGAACAATTAATCATTGAAGAAACACTCAAGTTGGATACGGCGTTGGCACCCTATCGAGCCAGGTTAAAAGGCAAGCGGGTGGTGCTTTACACCGGCGGAGTGAAAAGCTGGTCAATTATCTCCGCTGCGAAGGATTTGGGCATGGAGGTCTGTGCCACTAGCACTAAAAAAAGCACCGAAGAAGACAAAGCTCGCATCAAAGAGTTGCTCGGTCAAGACGGCATCATGATGGAAAAAGGCAATGCCCAGGAACTGCTGCGAGTGATTGCTCAAACCAAAGCGGACATGTTGATTGCTGGTGGACGCAACCAATACACCGCTCTCAAGGCGAAAATCCCCTTCCTCGACATCAACCAGGAACGCCATCATCCCTATGCAGGCTACGTCGGCATGGTGGAAATGGCAAGGGAGCTAGAAGAAGCCCTCTACAGCCCAGTTTGGGCACAAGTTCGCAAACCCGCCCCTTGGGATACGGAGGTGATCTAA
- a CDS encoding Mo-dependent nitrogenase C-terminal domain-containing protein encodes MGGFISGQRAQAIVRQTDPSPHPIRPEGQPLTLAMSTFTSPSPPTSGILDPIRRWIDHIEIHTPLQAHLICKLIPCTCPFEHKFTLFGHFFNTPPLCELNPFYNEFVALRFRALSYLADVCGEDVTHYIC; translated from the coding sequence ATGGGCGGGTTTATTTCTGGACAGCGTGCTCAGGCGATCGTCCGACAAACTGACCCATCCCCCCACCCGATCCGCCCAGAAGGGCAACCCCTAACCCTAGCCATGTCTACCTTTACCTCGCCTTCACCACCCACTTCAGGCATTCTCGATCCTATTCGTCGCTGGATCGATCACATTGAAATTCATACCCCACTCCAAGCCCATTTGATTTGTAAACTCATTCCTTGCACCTGCCCTTTTGAGCATAAATTCACCTTGTTTGGGCACTTCTTTAACACTCCTCCCCTCTGCGAACTTAACCCCTTCTATAACGAGTTTGTCGCCCTCCGATTTCGTGCCCTCAGCTATCTTGCAGATGTTTGTGGTGAAGACGTAACCCACTACATTTGTTAG
- the nifK gene encoding nitrogenase molybdenum-iron protein subunit beta yields the protein MAQNNIDNIKDHAELFHQDEYQELFAAKKQFEGGHDPDLVAQTAEWTKTWEYREKNFAREALTVNPAKACQPLGAILAAVGFEGTLPFVHGSQGCVAYFRSHFTRHFKEPFSAVSSSMTEDAAVFGGQNNLIDGLANSYSLYNPKMIAICTTCMAEVIGDDLQAFITNAKAAGSVPEEFPVPYAHTPSFVGSHITGYDNMMKGILSNLTKGKKAETTNGKINFIPGFETYIGNLREIKRIASLVGVNYTLLADNSDYLDSPNDGEYRMYQGGTTLEDAADSINAETTIAFQSYSTTKTREYIEKEWHQPTSVVRPVGIRGTDEFLIKLSALTGKPIPQELEDERGRAVDALTDSQAWLHGKKVALYGDPDLVIGLVQFLLEIGAEPVHIVVSNTTHEFEAELRALLDTSPFGANATIWGGKDLWHLRSLLFTEPVDLLIGNSYGKYLWRDTHTPLVRIGYPIFDRHHLHRYSTYGYQGTINLLNWIVNTLLDELDRNTIVPAKTDISYDLIR from the coding sequence ATGGCTCAAAACAACATCGATAACATCAAAGACCACGCTGAATTATTTCACCAAGATGAATACCAGGAGCTGTTTGCTGCTAAGAAACAGTTTGAAGGCGGACATGATCCTGACTTGGTCGCTCAGACAGCAGAATGGACAAAGACCTGGGAATACCGTGAGAAAAACTTTGCCCGTGAAGCGCTAACTGTTAACCCCGCCAAAGCCTGCCAACCCCTCGGTGCGATCCTTGCTGCTGTTGGGTTTGAAGGCACTCTGCCCTTTGTTCACGGTTCCCAAGGCTGTGTGGCTTACTTCCGCTCACACTTCACCCGCCACTTCAAAGAACCCTTCTCGGCAGTCTCTTCTTCCATGACAGAAGACGCTGCGGTCTTCGGCGGACAAAACAACTTGATTGATGGCTTGGCAAACAGCTACAGCCTCTACAATCCCAAAATGATTGCCATCTGCACCACCTGCATGGCAGAAGTGATTGGGGATGACCTCCAAGCCTTCATCACCAACGCCAAAGCCGCTGGTTCAGTGCCGGAAGAATTCCCCGTGCCCTATGCCCATACCCCCAGTTTTGTCGGCTCCCACATCACGGGCTACGACAACATGATGAAGGGCATTTTGTCGAACCTGACTAAGGGCAAAAAAGCCGAAACCACCAACGGCAAGATCAACTTTATTCCTGGTTTTGAAACCTACATTGGTAACCTGCGGGAAATCAAGCGGATCGCCTCCTTGGTAGGGGTGAACTACACCCTGCTGGCGGATAACTCTGATTATTTGGATTCACCCAATGATGGGGAATACCGGATGTATCAAGGGGGCACCACCCTGGAAGATGCAGCAGATTCCATCAACGCCGAAACCACGATCGCCTTCCAGTCCTACTCCACCACCAAAACTCGTGAATACATCGAGAAAGAGTGGCACCAACCCACGTCCGTGGTTCGTCCCGTTGGCATTCGCGGCACTGACGAGTTTCTCATCAAGCTCTCTGCTCTCACTGGCAAACCCATTCCTCAAGAACTGGAAGATGAACGGGGTCGTGCAGTCGATGCTTTAACTGACTCACAGGCATGGCTGCACGGTAAGAAAGTGGCGCTATACGGTGACCCTGACCTGGTCATTGGTCTGGTGCAATTCCTGCTGGAAATTGGTGCAGAACCTGTTCACATCGTCGTCAGCAACACCACCCATGAGTTTGAAGCAGAGTTGCGGGCATTGCTAGATACCAGTCCCTTTGGTGCAAACGCAACGATCTGGGGTGGCAAAGACTTGTGGCATCTGCGATCGCTCCTGTTCACCGAACCCGTTGACTTGCTGATTGGTAACTCCTATGGCAAGTACCTGTGGCGTGATACCCATACACCATTGGTGCGGATTGGTTATCCCATCTTCGATCGCCATCACCTGCACCGCTACAGCACCTACGGCTATCAGGGCACCATCAACCTGCTCAACTGGATTGTGAACACGTTGTTGGATGAACTCGATCGCAACACCATCGTCCCCGCGAAGACAGATATCTCCTATGACCTGATTCGCTAA
- the nifD gene encoding nitrogenase molybdenum-iron protein alpha chain translates to MTPPESATLNAIAPTEELTTADKKALIKEVLEAYPDKAKKKREKHLNVFEEGKSDCGVKSNIKSVPGSMTTRGCAYAGSKGVVWGPIKDMIHISHGPVGCGYYSWSGRRNYYIGTTGIDSFGTMQFTSDFQERDIVFGGDKKLAKLITELDELFPLNRGVSIQSECPIGLIGDDIEAVAKKSAKEIGKTVVPVRCEGFRGVSQSLGHHIANDAVRDWVFPQYDKEKKAGNVPDGTEYDVAIIGDYNIGGDAWSSRILLEEIGLRVVAQWSGDGTLHEMKMTPTVKLNLVHCYRSMNYISRHMEETYGIPWLEYNFFGPTQIAESLRAIAAKFDETIQAKAEAVIAKYEAQTQAVIAKYRPRLEGKTVALMVGGLRPRHVVPAFYDLGMRLIGTGYEFGHNDDYKRTTHYIEDGTLIYDDVSAFEFEEFIKEMKPDLVASGIKEKYVFQKMALPFRQMHSWDYSGPYHGYDGFAIFARDMDLALNSPTWSLIGAPWKKAEAATA, encoded by the coding sequence ATGACACCTCCTGAATCCGCTACTCTCAACGCGATCGCCCCTACAGAAGAGCTGACAACGGCTGACAAGAAAGCCCTGATTAAAGAAGTTCTGGAAGCTTATCCCGACAAAGCCAAGAAAAAGCGGGAAAAGCACCTGAACGTGTTTGAAGAAGGCAAATCTGATTGCGGCGTGAAGTCCAACATCAAGTCTGTTCCTGGTTCCATGACCACTCGTGGCTGTGCTTACGCCGGATCAAAAGGCGTGGTTTGGGGCCCCATCAAAGACATGATTCACATTAGTCATGGGCCTGTGGGCTGCGGCTACTATTCCTGGTCGGGTCGCCGCAACTACTACATCGGCACCACGGGCATTGATTCCTTTGGCACGATGCAGTTCACCTCTGACTTCCAAGAACGTGACATTGTGTTTGGCGGTGACAAAAAGCTCGCCAAATTGATTACTGAACTCGATGAACTGTTTCCCCTCAATCGCGGTGTTTCCATTCAGTCTGAATGCCCCATTGGTTTAATTGGGGACGATATCGAGGCCGTTGCCAAGAAATCTGCCAAAGAAATTGGCAAAACCGTTGTTCCTGTTCGTTGCGAAGGCTTCCGGGGTGTTTCCCAATCCCTTGGACACCACATCGCCAACGATGCCGTCCGCGACTGGGTGTTTCCGCAATACGACAAGGAAAAGAAAGCGGGCAATGTTCCCGATGGCACTGAATATGATGTTGCCATCATTGGTGACTACAACATTGGTGGTGATGCCTGGTCAAGCCGGATTCTACTCGAAGAAATTGGCTTGCGGGTTGTAGCACAGTGGTCAGGGGATGGCACCCTGCACGAGATGAAGATGACCCCGACGGTGAAACTGAACTTGGTGCACTGCTACCGTTCGATGAACTACATCTCCCGCCATATGGAAGAAACCTACGGGATTCCCTGGTTGGAATATAACTTCTTCGGGCCCACGCAAATTGCTGAGTCCCTGAGAGCGATCGCCGCCAAATTCGACGAAACCATCCAGGCAAAAGCAGAAGCAGTCATCGCCAAGTACGAAGCCCAAACCCAGGCAGTGATTGCCAAATACCGTCCTCGGTTAGAAGGCAAAACCGTTGCTCTGATGGTGGGTGGTCTGCGTCCCCGTCACGTTGTCCCCGCCTTCTACGACCTGGGGATGAGACTGATCGGCACAGGCTACGAGTTTGGTCACAACGACGACTACAAACGCACCACCCACTACATCGAAGACGGCACGTTGATTTACGACGATGTTTCTGCCTTTGAGTTTGAGGAGTTCATTAAAGAAATGAAGCCTGATCTAGTGGCTTCTGGCATCAAAGAGAAGTACGTCTTCCAAAAAATGGCGCTACCGTTCCGCCAGATGCACTCCTGGGATTACTCCGGTCCCTACCACGGTTACGACGGCTTTGCCATCTTTGCGCGTGACATGGATCTTGCACTCAACAGCCCCACCTGGAGCTTGATTGGTGCGCCGTGGAAAAAAGCTGAGGCCGCAACTGCATGA
- the nifH gene encoding nitrogenase iron protein, which translates to MTDETIRQIAFYGKGGIGKSTTSQNTIAGMAELGQRVMIVGCDPKADSTRLMLHSKAQTTILHLAAERGAVEDLELEEVLLTGYRDVRCVESGGPEPGVGCAGRGIITAINFLEEEGAYEDLDFVSYDVLGDVVCGGFAMPIREGKAQEIYIVTSGEMMAMYAANNIARGVLKYAHSGGVRLGGLICNSRKVDRELELIETLAKRLNTQMLHFVPRDNIVQHAELRRMTVIEYAPDSKQAEEYRTLAKKIIDNKNLAIPTPISMDELEDLLVEFGILGGEEEYEKAIKEGTKAPAGVA; encoded by the coding sequence ATGACTGACGAAACCATTAGACAGATAGCCTTCTACGGCAAAGGTGGGATTGGTAAATCTACCACCTCTCAAAACACAATCGCGGGTATGGCTGAACTGGGTCAGCGCGTCATGATCGTGGGTTGCGACCCCAAAGCCGACTCCACCCGCTTGATGCTCCATAGCAAAGCCCAAACCACCATTCTGCACTTGGCAGCGGAGCGTGGTGCAGTAGAAGACCTGGAACTCGAAGAAGTATTGCTCACTGGCTACCGCGATGTTCGTTGCGTGGAGTCGGGTGGTCCTGAACCTGGTGTCGGTTGCGCTGGACGAGGCATCATCACCGCCATCAACTTTCTGGAAGAAGAAGGCGCTTACGAAGACCTCGATTTCGTGTCTTATGACGTATTGGGCGACGTAGTTTGCGGCGGTTTTGCCATGCCCATCCGGGAAGGCAAAGCCCAAGAAATCTACATCGTCACTTCCGGTGAAATGATGGCAATGTATGCCGCCAACAACATTGCCCGTGGTGTACTCAAGTATGCCCACTCCGGCGGTGTACGTCTGGGTGGTTTGATCTGCAACAGCCGTAAGGTAGATCGGGAACTCGAACTGATCGAAACCCTTGCCAAGCGGCTCAATACTCAAATGTTGCACTTCGTACCTCGCGACAACATCGTTCAACATGCCGAATTGCGCCGTATGACGGTGATTGAGTACGCCCCCGATAGCAAGCAAGCTGAAGAGTACCGCACCCTTGCCAAGAAGATCATCGACAACAAAAATCTTGCCATCCCCACCCCCATCTCGATGGATGAACTGGAAGATCTGTTGGTCGAATTCGGCATCTTGGGTGGCGAAGAAGAGTACGAAAAGGCAATCAAAGAAGGCACCAAAGCTCCCGCTGGCGTTGCCTAG
- the nifU gene encoding Fe-S cluster assembly protein NifU translates to MWDYTEKVLDLFYNPKNQGAIEDPSEAGVAVVFGEVGSIACGDALRLHLKIEVEADRILDARFQTFGCTSAIASSSALTEIIKGITLDEALNVSNRDIANYLGGLPEEKMHCSVMGQEALEAAIYKYRGIEVEHHEEDDGALICSCFGVSENRIRRVVIENNLTTVEQVTSYVKAGGGCSSCAAEIEDLIAAVQQEKALTATRVAAEIATAQAQNRPLTTVQKISLIQTALQEVRPMLLADGGDVELYDIEGDVVKVVLKGACGSCESSTATLKNAIEVRLRERVLPNLVVEAVA, encoded by the coding sequence ATGTGGGACTACACCGAAAAAGTACTGGATCTGTTCTATAACCCCAAGAATCAAGGCGCGATCGAAGATCCGAGTGAAGCTGGCGTTGCAGTGGTCTTTGGCGAAGTCGGCAGTATTGCCTGCGGCGATGCCTTGAGACTGCACCTCAAGATTGAAGTAGAGGCTGACAGAATTCTGGATGCTCGGTTTCAAACCTTTGGTTGTACGAGTGCGATCGCCTCTTCGTCAGCCCTCACCGAAATCATCAAAGGTATCACCTTAGATGAAGCCCTGAATGTCAGTAATCGTGACATTGCCAATTACCTGGGTGGACTACCGGAAGAAAAAATGCACTGTTCTGTGATGGGACAGGAAGCATTGGAAGCGGCGATTTATAAATACCGTGGCATTGAAGTTGAACATCATGAAGAGGATGATGGCGCACTGATTTGTAGTTGCTTTGGTGTCAGCGAAAACAGAATTCGCCGCGTCGTGATTGAAAACAACCTGACCACAGTAGAACAAGTCACCAGCTACGTCAAAGCAGGCGGTGGTTGCAGTTCCTGCGCTGCCGAAATTGAAGATTTGATCGCCGCTGTGCAACAAGAAAAAGCACTCACAGCCACCAGAGTGGCAGCAGAAATTGCCACGGCTCAGGCCCAAAATCGTCCTCTGACAACGGTGCAAAAAATCAGCCTGATTCAAACCGCATTACAAGAAGTTCGTCCGATGCTGCTGGCAGATGGTGGCGATGTCGAACTCTACGACATCGAAGGCGATGTGGTCAAAGTAGTGCTGAAAGGTGCCTGTGGTTCCTGTGAAAGCAGTACCGCTACGCTCAAAAATGCGATCGAAGTCCGGTTACGAGAACGTGTTTTACCCAATCTAGTGGTTGAAGCAGTTGCATGA
- the nifS gene encoding cysteine desulfurase NifS: MSAVIYLDNNATTQVDPEVVAAILPYLTQYYGNPSSMHSFGGQVGKALKQARNQVASLLGAEESEIIFTSCGTEGNNTAIRAAIAAQPDRKHLITTQVEHACVLNLFKQLEKQGYTVTYLSVNRKGQLDLMELEAAITGSTALVSTMYANNETGTVFPVEQAGAIAKEYGATFHVDAVQVAGKLPLNMKTSTIDLMTISGHKLHAPKGVGALFVRRGFRFRPLLVGGHQERGRRAGTENVAGIVGLGKAAELAQLHLADVATEKKLRDRLEKGLLAISDTELNGDRKNRLPNTTNIGFKYIEGEAILLSLDQYGICASSGSACTSGSLEPSHVLRAMGLPYTILHGSIRFSLSRNTTESDIDLVLEVMPGIVERLRALSPFNNDQAEWLQDREEAVVGAR, from the coding sequence ATGAGCGCAGTCATTTATCTCGATAACAACGCTACAACCCAGGTTGATCCCGAAGTGGTGGCAGCCATTTTGCCCTATCTCACCCAGTACTACGGCAATCCTTCTTCAATGCATAGCTTTGGTGGACAGGTGGGTAAGGCATTAAAACAGGCGCGAAACCAGGTTGCTTCGCTGCTCGGTGCTGAAGAATCTGAAATTATCTTCACCAGTTGTGGCACCGAAGGCAACAACACCGCCATCCGTGCCGCGATCGCCGCTCAACCCGATCGCAAACACCTGATTACCACCCAAGTTGAACATGCCTGTGTGTTGAACCTGTTCAAACAGCTCGAAAAACAGGGCTACACCGTCACGTACCTGTCGGTAAACCGTAAGGGTCAATTAGATCTGATGGAGCTAGAAGCGGCGATTACGGGAAGTACAGCCCTCGTTTCCACCATGTACGCCAACAACGAAACCGGAACGGTGTTTCCCGTTGAGCAGGCAGGGGCGATCGCGAAAGAATACGGCGCAACGTTCCATGTGGACGCGGTGCAGGTTGCAGGAAAGTTGCCACTCAATATGAAAACCAGCACCATCGATTTAATGACGATCTCCGGCCACAAATTGCACGCTCCCAAAGGTGTGGGTGCCCTGTTTGTGAGACGCGGATTCCGCTTCCGTCCGCTGCTAGTCGGTGGGCACCAGGAACGGGGACGCAGAGCTGGAACTGAAAATGTGGCTGGCATTGTTGGATTGGGTAAAGCTGCAGAACTGGCGCAACTCCATCTAGCCGATGTGGCAACTGAGAAAAAACTGCGCGACCGCCTGGAAAAAGGATTACTTGCGATTTCTGATACCGAGCTCAATGGCGATCGCAAAAACCGCCTACCCAATACCACCAACATCGGCTTCAAATACATCGAAGGCGAAGCCATCTTGCTCTCCCTCGACCAGTACGGCATCTGTGCCTCCTCTGGTTCCGCCTGTACCTCCGGTTCCCTCGAACCATCCCACGTCCTCCGGGCGATGGGCTTGCCTTACACCATCCTGCATGGCTCCATCCGGTTCAGCCTTTCCCGAAATACAACCGAGTCCGACATCGATCTCGTCCTCGAAGTCATGCCTGGGATTGTAGAACGCCTCCGTGCTCTTTCACCCTTCAATAACGACCAAGCTGAATGGTTGCAAGACCGTGAAGAAGCTGTCGTCGGAGCTAGATAA
- a CDS encoding 4Fe-4S binding protein: MTYVITSQCTECHRCESICPTGAIARNEQQYQINSERCNDCVGYYAVPQCWAVCPTNGGCLPDLATPPQARFAQPANDYWDHWFLAYNRLVSRLNANRPSDYWKRWFDTYSQALAKQLQNPTTGGVNA, from the coding sequence ATGACCTACGTCATTACGAGTCAGTGCACTGAATGTCATCGCTGTGAGTCCATCTGCCCTACGGGGGCGATCGCCCGAAATGAACAACAGTATCAAATCAATTCTGAACGCTGTAACGATTGTGTGGGTTATTACGCTGTACCTCAATGTTGGGCAGTCTGTCCCACGAATGGCGGATGTCTTCCAGACCTGGCAACTCCTCCTCAAGCGCGGTTTGCCCAGCCTGCCAATGACTACTGGGATCACTGGTTCCTTGCCTACAACCGCCTGGTTTCAAGGCTCAACGCCAACCGACCCTCTGATTACTGGAAACGCTGGTTTGATACCTATTCACAAGCCTTAGCCAAACAACTACAAAACCCTACTACTGGGGGAGTCAACGCATGA